A stretch of Candidatus Bathyarchaeota archaeon DNA encodes these proteins:
- a CDS encoding DUF433 domain-containing protein, protein MWCGLDNLLSRIVIEPGVMAGKPVIRGTRITVDLVLELLARGMKPEKVAEDYNLEVEDVYAALLYAAVILGREEVVIAEA, encoded by the coding sequence ATGTGGTGTGGGTTGGATAATCTGCTTAGCCGCATAGTTATTGAGCCAGGGGTTATGGCAGGTAAGCCTGTGATACGTGGTACGAGGATAACTGTTGACCTCGTATTGGAGCTCCTTGCTAGGGGTATGAAGCCTGAGAAGGTTGCGGAGGATTACAATCTTGAGGTTGAGGATGTCTATGCCGCCCTCCTCTATGCGGCGGTGATTCTCGGTCGAGAGGAAGTAGTGATTGCGGAAGCCTAA
- a CDS encoding DUF5615 family PIN-like protein, producing MRKPKLLFDENIGLKVHEELRNRGFAVRSVIVEDRGARDTEVIELAGV from the coding sequence TTGCGGAAGCCTAAGCTTCTATTTGACGAGAATATAGGGCTTAAGGTGCATGAAGAGCTTAGGAACAGGGGTTTTGCTGTTCGGAGTGTTATTGTTGAGGATCGAGGCGCAAGAGATACGGAGGTTATCGAGCTCGCAGGCGTATAG